A window of Daphnia pulicaria isolate SC F1-1A chromosome 4, SC_F0-13Bv2, whole genome shotgun sequence genomic DNA:
ATTAGCGGGGTTTTCCCAATAATCCCTACAATCATCATCGTGATGCAGTTGCAGATTATAAGTCCCCattaaatttcctttgcgaATAGAACGACCCACGAATGGAAATTCGAAAGAAAATAGAACAAATCATACTACCTCCAAGTTTGGTAGGCTACCTATGGCAGTTTTGCACGTTATAACTTATAAGCAAACAACCTCATTCTTTTTCACTGGCCTACTTTAACCTTATTGGCCTTCAAGCCAAAAAGGTCTGAATATCTAgaccaaatttaaaatttgataaagGTCATTCACTGTGCTTATTTTACTGCTTGTCACTGACCTGAGATAGACATCATGCCAATTGAAAAACTGAAACCAATAAGAAAGAAGCCATCGTGCAAGTTCTCGCATTTACCGAGAAAGTAAACTGATGCAGTAATTCATCATAAAATACTAATCTGTAAGGGTTTTCGGAAATTTGTAATCGATTCCACAGAAATCTctatttttcaatgaaaacagaaaacataCATTACTGGCAACATACTTAATAAGATGTCAATAAGTAGACTATGATTTCAAATTATAGAAAAAGTTACAAGATTTCGAGTGAGCCTTGCAGCTTTTATTACTTATCAATATTAGCGtttgaaaaccttttttaacTTGTGGCATTGCAGACAAATCGCGAAATCGGGAAGTAAAACTGTAAATTGTTATGTAAGAAAGCAGCAGGCGCGCGCGCAGAGTTTCAGAGCTAACCAAAAATTGCTGAGACATGAAAATGAGCGAAGCGGAACTTGAAGAGACTAAAGCTGCTCCTCTTATAATCAtctgtaaaataaatgtaatcaTAGTTTGCAATTTCTgtcttttcttgtttcgtGGTTTAATTTTTCGTAATAAATTTAGTGGGCTACAcctttttttcgatttatGAAATGTCAAATGATTATGGTTCGGGTATACATCACCTAGGGGCGCTGATAGCACTAGAGCACTGAAAAATTTCGTGAACTGATGTCCCGTTCGATTCTCCTCTGTCTATACTCTATAactaaaagtaaataaattttctcgGGCGTGTTTATAATGAAGCCATGACTGGAAACTCCTGTAGCCATAGAAACAGTCGAAACGTCAACAATATCTTCACATAATTGTCTGTTGATGTATTGAGTGCAAGGTATAAAGAAgtgaaggtttttttctttggtattATTTTCTGTTCAGTTTATATCTGATTTCAGATACTTAAATAATAAGCTTTCCATTGATTAATACTTGAAAAGTTCAAAGCAAACTGATAGCAAATTGAAAGTGGTACAGTTTTTAGGTTT
This region includes:
- the LOC124336821 gene encoding uncharacterized protein LOC124336821 isoform X2 — its product is MITFILQMIIRGAALVSSSSASLIFMSQQFLVSSETLRARLLLSYITIYSFTSRFRDLSAMPQRFLWNRLQISENPYRLVFYDELLHQFTFSNLRSVDVMVDPVHRRNRGYMLWTNQNAWIVARLR